From one Malus sylvestris chromosome 1, drMalSylv7.2, whole genome shotgun sequence genomic stretch:
- the LOC126632614 gene encoding ubiquitin-conjugating enzyme E2 7-like isoform X3: MATTPASQASLLLQKQLKDLCKNPVDGFSAGLVNEANIFEWSVTIIGPPDTFYEGGFFNAIMSFPEDYPCNPPVVRFTSEMWHPNVYADGKVCISILHPPGDDPNGYELATERWNPVHTKQWRESREEFRKRVGRCVRKSQEML, encoded by the exons ATGGCTACGACTCCTGCTTCCCAAGCCAGCCTCCTCCTCCAAAAGCAACTCAAAG ATCTCTGCAAAAACCCAGTTGATGGATTCTCAGCCGGTTTGGTGAACGAAGCCAATATCTTCGAATGGAGTGTCACGATTATTGGCCCACCCGATACTTTCTA TGAGGGCGGTTTCTTTAATGCCATCATGAGTTTCCCCGAGGATTATCCGTGCAACCCTCCTGTCGTGAGATTTACCTCAGAGATGTGGCACCCCAATG TTTACGCCGATGGAAAGGTTtgtatttcaattcttcatccCCCTGGTGACGATCCAAATGGCTACGAGCTTGCAACTGAGCGCTGGAATCCAGTCCATACA AAACAATGGAGAGAAAGTAGGGAGGAGTTCCGGAAGAGAGTAGGGCGGTGTGTCAGAAAGTCTCAAGAAATGTTATGA
- the LOC126632614 gene encoding ubiquitin-conjugating enzyme E2 7-like isoform X2: MATTPASQASLLLQKQLKDLCKNPVDGFSAGLVNEANIFEWSVTIIGPPDTFYEGGFFNAIMSFPEDYPCNPPVVRFTSEMWHPNVYADGKVCISILHPPGDDPNGYELATERWNPVHTVESIVLSIISMLSSPNDESPANVDAAKQWRESREEFRKRVGRCVRKSQEML, encoded by the exons ATGGCTACGACTCCTGCTTCCCAAGCCAGCCTCCTCCTCCAAAAGCAACTCAAAG ATCTCTGCAAAAACCCAGTTGATGGATTCTCAGCCGGTTTGGTGAACGAAGCCAATATCTTCGAATGGAGTGTCACGATTATTGGCCCACCCGATACTTTCTA TGAGGGCGGTTTCTTTAATGCCATCATGAGTTTCCCCGAGGATTATCCGTGCAACCCTCCTGTCGTGAGATTTACCTCAGAGATGTGGCACCCCAATG TTTACGCCGATGGAAAGGTTtgtatttcaattcttcatccCCCTGGTGACGATCCAAATGGCTACGAGCTTGCAACTGAGCGCTGGAATCCAGTCCATACA GTTGAGAGCATTGTTTTGAGTATAATCTCAATGCTTTCAAGTCCTAATGATGAATCTCCTGCGAATGTCGATGCTGCA AAACAATGGAGAGAAAGTAGGGAGGAGTTCCGGAAGAGAGTAGGGCGGTGTGTCAGAAAGTCTCAAGAAATGTTATGA
- the LOC126632614 gene encoding ubiquitin-conjugating enzyme E2 7-like isoform X1: MATTPASQASLLLQKQLKDLCKNPVDGFSAGLVNEANIFEWSVTIIGPPDTFYEGGFFNAIMSFPEDYPCNPPVVRFTSEMWHPNVYADGKVCISILHPPGDDPNGYELATERWNPVHTVESIVLSIISMLSSPNDESPANVDAAFNVNSACLQKQWRESREEFRKRVGRCVRKSQEML, encoded by the exons ATGGCTACGACTCCTGCTTCCCAAGCCAGCCTCCTCCTCCAAAAGCAACTCAAAG ATCTCTGCAAAAACCCAGTTGATGGATTCTCAGCCGGTTTGGTGAACGAAGCCAATATCTTCGAATGGAGTGTCACGATTATTGGCCCACCCGATACTTTCTA TGAGGGCGGTTTCTTTAATGCCATCATGAGTTTCCCCGAGGATTATCCGTGCAACCCTCCTGTCGTGAGATTTACCTCAGAGATGTGGCACCCCAATG TTTACGCCGATGGAAAGGTTtgtatttcaattcttcatccCCCTGGTGACGATCCAAATGGCTACGAGCTTGCAACTGAGCGCTGGAATCCAGTCCATACA GTTGAGAGCATTGTTTTGAGTATAATCTCAATGCTTTCAAGTCCTAATGATGAATCTCCTGCGAATGTCGATGCTGCA TTCAATGTTAATTCCGCGTGCTTGCAGAAACAATGGAGAGAAAGTAGGGAGGAGTTCCGGAAGAGAGTAGGGCGGTGTGTCAGAAAGTCTCAAGAAATGTTATGA
- the LOC126632630 gene encoding uncharacterized protein LOC126632630 isoform X4, translating to MLTRPPHTPNPPMQKTSHLPKMKREQAAVYLVFALLMLRAQDADAELGLDLETSPARQSLVATRFMLATWLKSRKLVKPQVVQKHPSGPNPIGNQKPPPRHG from the exons ATGCTTACGAGACCCCCACACACTCCAAATCCTCCCATGCAAAAAACCAGTCACCTTCCAAAGATGAAGAGAGAACAAGCTGCTGTGTACCTTGTTTTTGCCCTACTCATGCTTAGAGCTCAAGATGCAGATGCAGAGCTAG GGCTTGATCTCGAAACTTCTCCGGCAAGGCAGAGTTTGGTGGCCACAAGATTCATGTTAGCAACTTGG CTCAAATCCAGAAAGCTGGTCAAACCTCAAGTTGTTCAGAAACATCCGTCAGGGCCAAACCCTATCGGAAATCAGAAACCGCCACCCAGACACGGTTGA
- the LOC126632630 gene encoding uncharacterized protein LOC126632630 isoform X2 gives MLTRPPHTPNPPMQKTSHLPKMKREQAAVYLVFALLMLRAQDADAELGLDLETSPARQSLVATRFMLATWVSPAQIQKAGQTSSCSETSVRAKPYRKSETATQTRLRCWRSTQASSN, from the exons ATGCTTACGAGACCCCCACACACTCCAAATCCTCCCATGCAAAAAACCAGTCACCTTCCAAAGATGAAGAGAGAACAAGCTGCTGTGTACCTTGTTTTTGCCCTACTCATGCTTAGAGCTCAAGATGCAGATGCAGAGCTAG GGCTTGATCTCGAAACTTCTCCGGCAAGGCAGAGTTTGGTGGCCACAAGATTCATGTTAGCAACTTGGGTAAGCCCTG CTCAAATCCAGAAAGCTGGTCAAACCTCAAGTTGTTCAGAAACATCCGTCAGGGCCAAACCCTATCGGAAATCAGAAACCGCCACCCAGACACGGTTGAGATGTTGGCGGAGCACGCAGGCGAGCTCTAATTAG
- the LOC126632630 gene encoding uncharacterized protein LOC126632630 isoform X3, which translates to MLTRPPHTPNPPMQKTSHLPKMKREQAAVYLVFALLMLRAQDADAELGKSSTGLDLETSPARQSLVATRFMLATWLKSRKLVKPQVVQKHPSGPNPIGNQKPPPRHG; encoded by the exons ATGCTTACGAGACCCCCACACACTCCAAATCCTCCCATGCAAAAAACCAGTCACCTTCCAAAGATGAAGAGAGAACAAGCTGCTGTGTACCTTGTTTTTGCCCTACTCATGCTTAGAGCTCAAGATGCAGATGCAGAGCTAGGCAAGTCCTCAACTG GGCTTGATCTCGAAACTTCTCCGGCAAGGCAGAGTTTGGTGGCCACAAGATTCATGTTAGCAACTTGG CTCAAATCCAGAAAGCTGGTCAAACCTCAAGTTGTTCAGAAACATCCGTCAGGGCCAAACCCTATCGGAAATCAGAAACCGCCACCCAGACACGGTTGA
- the LOC126632630 gene encoding uncharacterized protein LOC126632630 isoform X1 produces the protein MLTRPPHTPNPPMQKTSHLPKMKREQAAVYLVFALLMLRAQDADAELGKSSTGLDLETSPARQSLVATRFMLATWVSPAQIQKAGQTSSCSETSVRAKPYRKSETATQTRLRCWRSTQASSN, from the exons ATGCTTACGAGACCCCCACACACTCCAAATCCTCCCATGCAAAAAACCAGTCACCTTCCAAAGATGAAGAGAGAACAAGCTGCTGTGTACCTTGTTTTTGCCCTACTCATGCTTAGAGCTCAAGATGCAGATGCAGAGCTAGGCAAGTCCTCAACTG GGCTTGATCTCGAAACTTCTCCGGCAAGGCAGAGTTTGGTGGCCACAAGATTCATGTTAGCAACTTGGGTAAGCCCTG CTCAAATCCAGAAAGCTGGTCAAACCTCAAGTTGTTCAGAAACATCCGTCAGGGCCAAACCCTATCGGAAATCAGAAACCGCCACCCAGACACGGTTGAGATGTTGGCGGAGCACGCAGGCGAGCTCTAATTAG
- the LOC126632591 gene encoding uncharacterized protein LOC126632591: MGEALLTTLSIENSHLSTLLSMDSGSVSHDELEREMNRTFILSRPPDINLPLLSEPSPPPQTWNDSCDILDVGLGSQVYEAEATITLPKVARKCNKRLDSIWGAWFFFSFYFKPVLNEKSKCKIIRDSNGVSGYNKADLQLDAFLVQHDMENMYMWVFKDRPENALGKMQLRSYMNGHSRQGERPFPFSADRGFVRSHRMQRKHYRGLSNPQCVHGIEVVRSPNLMCLDDEERKRWAELTGRDINFSIPPEASDFGTWRNLQNTDLELERPAPPKNNINSQPRKLLDGTGLNLSTQPSEHVNNEGMDLSPVSNKRKKDLFPHGNDNDCLPNNPHFDRSGKDHPVESHWFNEFSGVMKKASGPVTAAKTIYEDEEGFLIIVSLPFVDLQRVKVTWRNTPSRGIVKISCVSTACLPSIKRRDRTFQLTDPTPEHCPRGEFVREIELPTHIPEDAKLEAYCDETGTMLEIMVPKRRVGPEEHEVRVCLRPSPWNEREHLLT; this comes from the coding sequence ATGGGGGAAGCTCTTCTGACTACCCTGTCCATAGAGAATTCTCATTTGTCTACATTATTGTCTATGGATTCGGGTTCTGTTTCAcatgatgaattggaaagagAGATGAATAGGACTTTCATACTTTCTCGTCCTCCTGATATCAATCTTCCGCTACTGTCTGAGCCTAGCCCACCTCCTCAAACTTGGAATGATTCATGTGACatcttagatgtaggccttgggTCTCAAGTTTATGAGGCCGAGGCGACAATCACTCTCCCCAAAGTTGCAAGGAAATGCAACAAGAGGCTTGATAGCATTTGGGGTGCATGGTTCTTCTTCAGCTTCTACTTCAAGCCTGTTTTGAATGAGAAGTCCAAGTGTAAGATCATTCGGGACAGTAATGGGGTGTCTGGGTACAACAAGGCAGACTTACAGTTAGATGCTTTCTTGGTTCAGCATGATATGGAGAACATGTATATGTGGGTTTTCAAGGATAGGCCTGAAAATGCATTGGGGAAGATGCAGCTGAGGAGCTACATGAATGGGCATTCTCGCCAAGGAGAACGCCCATTCCCATTTAGTGCGGACAGGGGCTTTGTTCGGTCTCATCGTATGCAGAGGAAGCATTACAGGGGTCTTTCTAACCCGCAGTGTGTTCACGGGATAGAAGTTGTTCGGTCACCCAACCTCATGTGTCTTGATGACGAAGAGAGGAAGAGGTGGGCAGAGCTTACAGGCCGAGATATAAATTTCTCAATCCCACCTGAAGCAAGTGACTTTGGTACCTGGAGGAACCTTCAGAACACAGATTTGGAGCTTGAACGGCCTGCCCCTCCAAAGAACAACATAAATTCACAACCAAGAAAATTGCTTGATGGCACGGGTTTGAATTTGTCAACTCAGCCATCAGAGCATGTCAACAACGAGGGGATGGACCTGTCACCGGTCTCCAATAAGCGGAAGAAGGACCTTTTCCCCCATGGGAATGACAATGACTGTTTGCCTAATAACCCACATTTCGACAGATCCGGCAAAGACCACCCAGTTGAGTCACATTGGTTTAATGAGTTCAGTGGGGTGATGAAGAAAGCATCCGGCCCTGTTACAGCCGCAAAAACAATTTATGAGGATGAGGAAGGGTTTTTGATCATTGTCAGCTTGCCGTTTGTAGATCTTCAGAGGGTAAAAGTTACTTGGAGGAATACTCCCTCACGTGGGATAGTAAAGATATCTTGTGTGAGTACAGCTTGTTTGCCATCCATTAAGAGACGTGATAGAACATTTCAGCTAACAGATCCAACGCCGGAGCACTGCCCTCGTGGGGAATTCGTGAGGGAAATTGAGCTTCCCACCCACATTCCAGAAGATGCTAAACTGGAAGCGTACTGCGATGAGACAGGAACAATGCTCGAGATTATGGTGCCCAAACGTCGAGTGGGACCAGAAGAACACGAGGTCCGTGTGTGCCTTCGCCCCTCTCCCTGGAACGAAAGGGAGCATCTGTTGACCTGA